The following are encoded together in the Triticum dicoccoides isolate Atlit2015 ecotype Zavitan chromosome 6B, WEW_v2.0, whole genome shotgun sequence genome:
- the LOC119321789 gene encoding protein transport protein Sec61 subunit gamma-like has translation MDAVNSVVDSLPHEFAKDSVRLVKCCHKPDRKEFTKVAARMAIGFVIMGFFGFFIKIIFIPINNIIVGSG, from the exons ATGGACGCCGTCAACTCCGTGGTCGACTCCCTTCCCCACGAGTTTGCCAAGGACAGCGTCCGCCTCGTCAAGTGCTGCCACAAGCCCGACCGCAAGG AGTTCACCAAGGTGGCGGCGCGGATGGCGATCGGGTTCGTCATCATGGGGTTCTTCGGCTTCTTCATCAAGATCATCTTCATCCCCATCAACAACATCATCGTCGGCTCCGGCTAG